A DNA window from Aphelocoma coerulescens isolate FSJ_1873_10779 chromosome 7, UR_Acoe_1.0, whole genome shotgun sequence contains the following coding sequences:
- the PRPF40A gene encoding pre-mRNA-processing factor 40 homolog A, with protein MSGGDSTAAAAAASPQPLPFSLPKPPPLMQLTPGDAVRPVGSGADQSPKSARLAARPDWPAGKPVSLLAPLLPPRGDPEPLLPFGPAAPRPPLRGRLLGRCGGSLLSPAMRPGGVDRGSLMMGHPGMPHYPPMGMHPMGQRPPNMPPVPHGMMPQMMPPMGGPPMGQMPGMMQSVMPGMMMSHMSQAAMQPTVPPGVNSMDAQVGVTPPGTQTTHPVVSTVQQSSTTTSSASEDHSKQKSTWTEHKSPDGRTYYYNTETKQSTWEKPDDLKTPAEQLLSKCPWKEYKSDSGKPYYYNSQTKESRWAKPKELEDLEAMIKAEENSTKPEDAAAAASAPAAATDAASGASAAPAAESATATAAATGAASEGESAPAAATGDTDSAGAATAEEQGQGSAAPGTQDGTADTAAAATDEAAKQEASGDAAAKKEDEDAQPVKKTYTWNTKEEAKQAFKELLKEKRVPSNASWEQAMKMIINDPRYSALAKLSEKKQAFNAYKVQTEKEEKEEARSKYKEAKESFQRFLENHEKMTSTTRYKKAEQMFGEMEVWNAISERDRLEIYEDVLFFLSKKEKEQAKQLRKRNWEALKNILDNMANVTYCTTWSEAQQYLMDNPTFAEDEELQNMDKEDALICFEEHIRALEKEEEEEKQKSLLRERRRQRKNRESFQLFLDELHEHGQLHSMSSWMELYPAISSDIRFTSMLGQPGSTALDLFKFYVEDLKARYHDEKKIIKDILKDKGFVVEVNTSFEDFVTVISSTKRATTLDAGNIKLAFNSLLEKAEAREREREKEEARKMKRKESAFKSMLKQATPPIELDAVWEDIRDRFVKEPAFEDITLESERKRIFKDFLHVLEHECQHHHSKTKKHSKKSKKHHRKRSRSRSGSESEDDDSHSKKKRQRSESRSVSERSSSAESERSYKKSKKHKKKSKKRRHKSDSPESDVEREKDKKERERDSEKERARQRSESKHKSPTKKRPGKDSGNWDTSGSELSEGELEKQRRTLLEQLDEDQ; from the exons atgtCCGGCGGGGACTCcacggccgcggccgccgccgcctctccgcagccgctgccgttctcgctgccgaagccgccgcccCTCATGCAGCTGACGCCGGGCGACGCCGTGCGGCCGGTGGGCTCGGGCGCCGACCAATCGCCGAAGAGCGCGCGGCTGGCGGCGCGCCCCGATTGGCCGGCGGGGAAGCCCGTCAGCCTCCTGGCGCCGCTGCTCCCGCCCCGCGGGGACCCCGAGCCGCTGCTGCCCTTCGGGCccgcggccccgcggccgccgctgcgCGGGCGCCTCCTGGGCCGCTGCGGGGGCTCCCTGCTCAGCCCCGCCATGCGGCCCGGCGGCGTCGACCGCGGCTCCCTCATG ATGGGACACCCAGGAATGCCCCACTACCCCCCCATGGGGATGCATCCCATGGGACAGAGACCTCCCAACATGCCCCCAGTTCCCCATGGGATGATGCCTCAGATGATGCCCCCCATGGGAGGACCCCCAATGGGGCAG ATGCCTGGAATGATGCAGTCAGTGATGCCTGGAATGATGATGTCCCACATGTCCCAGGCTGCCATGCAGCCCACGGTTCCT cCAGGGGTGAACAGCATGGATGCACAAGTAG gtgTGACCCCTCCTGGAACTCAG ACAACGCATCCCGTGGTCTCCACAGTCCAGCAAAGCTCCaccaccaccagctctgccagcgAGGACCACTCCAAACAG AAATCCACGTGGACGGAGCACAAATCCCCAGATGGAAGAACTTATTACTACAACACTGAGACCAAGCAGTCCACGTGGGAGAAGCCAGATGACCTCAAAACCCCTGCTGAG CAATTGTTATCCAAGTGTCCCTGGAAGGAGTATAAATCAGATTCTGGGAAGCCTTACTATTACAATTCCCAGACAAAGGAATCCCGCTGGGCAAAACCCAAAGAGCTGGAGGATCTTGAAG CAATGATTAAAGCTGAAGAGAACAG CACGAAGCCGGAGGATGCGGCTGCAGCCGCCTCAGCTCCGGCCGCAGCCACGGACGCTGCGAGCGGAGCCAgcgcggccccggccgccgAGAGCGCCACGGCCACGGCTGCTGCCACGGGAGCTGCTTCCGAGGGGGAATCTGCTCCAGCCGCTGCCACGGGGGACACGGACAGTGCCGGGGCAGCCACGGCTgaggagcagggccagggaagcGCTGCCCCTGGCACACAGGACGGGACTGCGGACACGGCAGCGGCCGCCACGGATGAGGCGGCCAAGCAGGAGGCCTCGGGAGA TGCTGCTGCAAagaaggaggatgaggatgccCAACCAGTTAAAAAAACCTACACGTGGAACACAAAGGAAGAGGCTAAACAAGCATTTAAAGAACTGTTAAAAGAAAAG CGAGTTCCATCCAATGCTTCCTGGGAGCAAGCCATGAAAATGATCATTAATGACCCCAGATACAG TGCTTTGGCAAAACTGAGTGAAAAAAAGCAAGCCTTTAATGCTTACAAAGTTCAGacagagaaggaggagaaggaagaagccAGATCCAAATACAAGGAAGCCAAGGAATCCTTCCAGCGGTTCCTGGAAAACCATGAGAAGATGACATCCACCACCAGATACAA AAAAGCTGAACAAATGTTTGGGGAGATGGAAGTGTGGAATGCCATATCCGAGCGGGACCGGCTGGAGATTTATGAGGacgttttgtttttcctgtccAAGAAGGAGAAG GAACAAGCCAAGCAACTCCGGAAGAGGAACTGGGAAGCTCTGAAGAACATCCTGGATAACATGGCCAACGTCACCTACTGCACCACCTGGTCAGAGGCTCAGCAGTACCTCATGGACAACCCCACCTTTGCTGAGGATGAGGAGCTCCAGA ACATGGATAAGGAGGATGCCCTGATCTGTTTTGAGGAACATATCAGGGCCTtggaaaaagaggaggaggaggagaagcagaaaagtttgctgagggaaaggaggaggcagCGTAAAAACAGGGAGTCTTTTCAG ctgtttttgGATGAGCTGCATGAGCACGGCCAGTTACATTCCATGTCCTCCTGGATGGAATTGTATCCAGCCATCAGCTCTGACATCAGATTCACCAGCATGCTCGGCCAGCCTG GATCAACTGCGCTTGACCTGTTCAAGTTTTATGTGGAGGACTTGAAAGCTCGTTACCACGATGAGAAGAAGATAATTAAAGACATCTTAAAG GATAAAGGATTTGTGGTGGAAGTGAACACTTCCTTTGAGGATTTTGTCACTGTCATCAGCTCCACTAAAAGAGCCACCACTTTGGATGCAGGGAACATCAAGCTGGCTTTCAACAGT ctgctggaaaaggcGGAAGCGCGGGAAAGGGAGCGGGAAAAGGAGGAAGCCCGGAAGATGAAGAGGAAGGAATCAGCCTTCAAGAGCATGTTGAAACAAGCCACGCCCCCCATCGAGctggatgctgtctgggaggat ATCAGAGACAGATTTGTGAAGGAACCAGCATTTGAGGACATCACCCTGGaatctgaaaggaaaaggatATTTAAGGATTTCTTACACGTACTTGAG CACGAGTGTCAGCACCACCACTCCAAGACCAAGAAGCATTCGAAGAAATCCAAGAAACATCACCGGAAGcgctcccgttcccgctcc gGCTCCGAGTCCGAGGACGACGACAGCCACTCCAAGAAGAAGCGGCAGCGCTCGGAATCGCGGTCGGTGTCCGAGCGTTCTTCCAGCGCCGAATCCG agaGGAGTTACAAGAAGTCCAAAAAACacaagaagaagagcaagaagaGGAGGCACAAGTCT